In the genome of Cronobacter malonaticus LMG 23826, one region contains:
- the kdpA gene encoding potassium-transporting ATPase subunit KdpA yields MAASAFLLIASFLLVLMALAKPLGSLLARLINGEALPGVGGVERALWAVLGIRQEEMDWKRYLLAILVFNTLGLVLLFVILMCQGVLPLNPQNLPGMSWHLALNTAVSFVANTNWQSYAGESTVSYFSQMAGLAVQNFLSAATGIAVAFALIRAFARQSATTLGNAWQDLTRVTLWVLMPISLIIALFFIQQGAIQNFSAYQPFTTLEGARQMLPMGPVASQEAIKMLGTNGGGFFNANSSYPFENPTALTNFVQMLAIFLIPAALCFAFGDAVGDARQGRAILWTMTVIFVVCVALVMWAETTGNPHFLTLGADSAANMEGKESRFGILASSLFAVVTTAASCGAVNAMHDSFTALGGMIPMWLMQIGEVVFGGVGSGLYGMLLFVLLGVFIAGLMIGRTPEYLGKKIDVREMKMTALAILVTPALVLLGTALAMMTDAGRAGMFNPGIHGFSEVLYAVSSAANNNGSAFGGLSANTPFWNLLLAFCMWFGRFLVIIPVMAIAGSLAAKKAQPASPGTLPTHGALFIGLLTGTVLLVGALTFIPALALGPVAEHLSLVK; encoded by the coding sequence ATGGCGGCGTCCGCATTTTTACTTATCGCCAGTTTCCTGCTGGTGCTGATGGCGCTGGCGAAACCGCTGGGCAGCCTGCTGGCCCGGTTGATTAACGGCGAAGCCTTGCCGGGCGTGGGCGGCGTGGAGCGCGCGCTCTGGGCCGTGCTCGGCATTCGTCAGGAAGAGATGGACTGGAAGCGCTACCTGCTGGCTATTCTGGTATTTAACACGCTCGGTCTGGTGCTGCTGTTCGTTATTCTGATGTGCCAGGGCGTGCTGCCGCTGAACCCGCAGAACCTGCCGGGGATGTCCTGGCATCTGGCGCTCAATACCGCGGTGAGTTTCGTCGCCAATACCAACTGGCAGTCGTACGCGGGCGAAAGCACCGTCAGCTATTTCAGCCAGATGGCGGGCCTCGCGGTGCAGAATTTCCTCTCGGCGGCGACCGGCATTGCGGTGGCGTTTGCGCTGATCCGCGCCTTCGCGCGCCAGTCGGCGACCACGCTTGGCAACGCCTGGCAGGATCTCACCCGCGTCACGCTGTGGGTGCTGATGCCCATTTCGCTGATTATCGCCCTGTTCTTTATTCAGCAAGGCGCGATTCAGAACTTCTCAGCCTACCAGCCGTTCACCACGCTGGAAGGCGCACGGCAGATGCTGCCGATGGGGCCGGTGGCGTCGCAGGAGGCGATCAAAATGCTCGGCACCAACGGCGGCGGCTTCTTTAACGCCAACTCCTCGTACCCCTTTGAGAACCCGACCGCACTCACCAATTTCGTGCAAATGCTGGCTATTTTCTTGATCCCGGCGGCGCTCTGCTTCGCCTTTGGCGATGCGGTGGGCGACGCGCGTCAGGGCCGCGCCATTCTCTGGACCATGACGGTGATTTTCGTGGTCTGCGTGGCGCTGGTGATGTGGGCTGAAACCACGGGCAACCCGCACTTCCTGACGCTCGGCGCTGACAGCGCCGCCAATATGGAAGGCAAAGAGAGCCGCTTTGGCATTCTTGCGAGCAGCCTGTTTGCGGTCGTCACCACGGCAGCCTCCTGCGGCGCGGTAAACGCCATGCATGACTCCTTTACCGCGCTCGGCGGCATGATCCCGATGTGGCTGATGCAGATTGGCGAAGTGGTCTTCGGCGGCGTCGGCTCCGGGCTGTACGGGATGCTGCTGTTCGTGCTGCTGGGCGTGTTTATCGCAGGCCTGATGATTGGCCGCACGCCGGAATACCTCGGTAAGAAAATCGACGTGCGCGAGATGAAAATGACCGCGCTGGCGATTCTGGTGACGCCTGCACTGGTGCTGCTCGGCACCGCGCTCGCCATGATGACCGACGCGGGCCGGGCGGGCATGTTCAACCCCGGCATTCACGGCTTCAGCGAAGTGCTCTACGCGGTGTCGTCCGCCGCCAATAACAACGGCAGCGCCTTCGGCGGCCTCAGCGCCAACACGCCGTTCTGGAACCTGCTGCTGGCGTTCTGCATGTGGTTTGGCCGCTTCCTGGTCATTATTCCTGTGATGGCGATAGCCGGCTCGCTCGCCGCCAAAAAAGCGCAGCCCGCAAGCCCCGGCACGCTGCCCACCCACGGCGCGCTGTTTATCGGCCTGCTGACGGGTACGGTGCTGCTGGTTGGCGCCCTGACGTTTATCCCCGCCCTCGCCTTAGGCCCGGTCGCGGAACATCTTTCTCTTGTGAAATGA
- the kdpB gene encoding potassium-transporting ATPase subunit KdpB: protein MSRKQLALFESSLVRQALFDALKKLSPRAQWRNPVMFIVWVGSLLTTLIALAIAAGKLPGEALFTGAISLWLWFTVLFANFAEALAEGRSKAQANSLKGVKKTAFARKLRAPHHDAQMDHIPAADLRKGDIVLVEAGDIIPCDGEVIEGGASVDESAITGESAPVIRESGGDFASVTGGTRILSDWLVIQCSVNPGETFLDRMIAMVESAERRKTPNEIALTILLVALTIVFLLATATLYPFSQYGGTAVSVTVLVALLVCLIPTTIGGLLSAIGVAGMSRMLGANVIATSGRAVEAAGDVDVLLLDKTGTITLGNRQASDFLPAPGVDEKTLADAAQLASLADETPEGRSIVVLAKQRFNLRERDVQSLQATFVPFTAQTRMSGINVQDRMIRKGSVDAIRRHVEANGGQFPAQVDTLVEGVARTGGTPLVVAEGAQVLGVIALKDIVKGGIKERFAQLRKMGIKTVMITGDNRLTAAAIAAEAGVDDFLSEATPEAKLALIRQYQAEGRLVAMTGDGTNDAPALAQADVAVAMNSGTQAAKEAGNMVDLDSNPTKLIEVVHIGKQMLMTRGSLTTFSIANDVAKYFAIIPAAFAATYPQLNALNVMHLHSPASAILSAVIFNALIIVFLIPLALKGVSYKPLAAAAMLRRNLWIYGLGGLVVPFIGIKLIDLLLTLFGLV from the coding sequence ATGAGTCGCAAGCAACTGGCCCTGTTTGAATCCTCGCTGGTTCGTCAGGCGCTTTTCGATGCTCTTAAAAAACTGAGTCCGCGCGCCCAGTGGCGCAACCCGGTCATGTTTATCGTCTGGGTCGGCAGCCTGCTGACCACGCTGATTGCCCTGGCGATTGCCGCCGGCAAACTGCCCGGCGAGGCGCTGTTTACCGGTGCCATCAGCCTGTGGCTGTGGTTTACGGTGCTGTTCGCGAACTTCGCCGAAGCGCTGGCCGAAGGCCGCAGCAAAGCCCAGGCCAACAGCCTGAAGGGTGTGAAAAAAACCGCGTTCGCCCGCAAACTGCGCGCGCCGCATCACGACGCCCAGATGGATCACATCCCCGCCGCCGATCTGCGCAAAGGCGATATCGTGCTGGTGGAAGCGGGCGATATTATCCCGTGCGACGGCGAAGTCATCGAAGGCGGCGCGTCGGTGGATGAGAGCGCCATTACCGGCGAATCCGCGCCGGTTATCCGTGAATCGGGCGGCGATTTCGCCTCGGTGACCGGCGGCACGCGTATTCTCTCCGACTGGCTGGTTATCCAGTGCAGCGTCAACCCCGGCGAGACGTTCCTTGACCGTATGATTGCGATGGTCGAGAGCGCCGAGCGTCGCAAAACGCCGAACGAAATCGCGCTGACCATTCTGCTGGTGGCCCTGACGATTGTCTTTCTGCTGGCGACCGCTACGCTCTACCCGTTCTCGCAATACGGCGGGACGGCGGTCAGCGTGACGGTGCTGGTGGCGCTGCTGGTGTGCCTGATCCCGACCACTATCGGCGGGCTGCTCTCGGCCATCGGCGTGGCGGGCATGAGCCGGATGCTTGGCGCGAACGTTATCGCCACCAGCGGCCGCGCGGTGGAAGCCGCAGGCGATGTGGACGTGCTGCTGCTCGATAAAACCGGCACCATCACGCTCGGCAACCGTCAGGCCTCTGACTTCCTGCCCGCCCCCGGCGTGGATGAGAAAACGCTGGCTGATGCCGCCCAGCTGGCATCGCTTGCCGATGAAACGCCGGAAGGCCGCAGCATCGTGGTGCTGGCGAAGCAGCGCTTTAACCTGCGCGAGCGCGACGTTCAGAGTCTTCAGGCCACCTTTGTGCCCTTTACCGCCCAGACGCGCATGAGCGGCATCAACGTGCAGGACCGGATGATCCGTAAAGGCTCGGTGGACGCCATTCGCCGCCACGTAGAAGCCAACGGCGGCCAGTTCCCGGCGCAGGTCGACACATTAGTGGAAGGCGTGGCGCGTACCGGCGGTACGCCGCTGGTCGTGGCCGAAGGCGCGCAGGTGCTCGGCGTTATCGCGCTGAAAGATATCGTCAAAGGCGGCATCAAAGAGCGCTTCGCGCAGTTGCGCAAAATGGGCATCAAGACGGTGATGATTACCGGCGATAACCGGCTGACGGCGGCCGCCATCGCCGCCGAAGCGGGCGTGGACGATTTTCTCTCCGAAGCGACGCCGGAAGCGAAACTGGCGCTGATCCGCCAGTACCAGGCCGAAGGACGGCTGGTGGCGATGACCGGCGACGGCACCAACGACGCCCCGGCGCTGGCTCAGGCCGATGTGGCGGTGGCGATGAACTCCGGCACCCAGGCGGCGAAAGAAGCGGGCAACATGGTGGATCTCGACTCTAACCCCACCAAACTCATCGAAGTGGTGCACATCGGCAAACAGATGCTGATGACGCGCGGCTCGCTGACGACGTTCAGTATCGCCAACGACGTGGCGAAATATTTCGCCATTATCCCGGCGGCGTTCGCGGCGACTTATCCGCAGCTTAACGCGCTGAACGTGATGCATCTGCACTCCCCTGCCTCGGCTATTCTCAGCGCCGTTATTTTTAATGCGCTGATTATCGTCTTTCTGATCCCGCTGGCGCTGAAAGGCGTGAGCTACAAGCCGCTCGCGGCGGCGGCGATGCTGCGCCGCAACCTGTGGATTTACGGTCTGGGCGGGCTGGTGGTGCCGTTTATCGGCATCAAGCTCATCGACCTGCTGTTAACGCTGTTTGGTCTGGTTTAA
- the kdpE gene encoding two-component system response regulator KdpE, whose product MISVLIVEDEKEIRRFLRTALESEGLRVYDAETLQRGLIEAATRKPDLVILDLGLPDGDGIDFIRDYRQWSQTPVIVLSARSDEQDKIAALDAGADDFLAKPFGIGELQARLRVALRRHGSASQSDPVVRFSDITVDLAARRITRGAEEIHLTPIEFRLLGVLLNNPGKVLTQRQLLSQVWGPNAVEHSHYLRIYMGHLRQKLESDPARPRHLLTETGIGYRFML is encoded by the coding sequence GTGATTAGCGTTCTGATAGTCGAAGATGAAAAAGAGATCCGCCGCTTTCTGCGCACCGCGCTGGAAAGTGAAGGGCTGCGCGTCTATGACGCCGAAACCCTACAGCGCGGGCTGATTGAAGCCGCCACCCGCAAGCCCGATCTGGTGATCCTCGATCTTGGCCTGCCGGATGGCGACGGTATTGATTTCATCCGCGATTATCGTCAGTGGAGCCAGACGCCGGTGATTGTCCTGTCCGCACGCAGCGACGAGCAGGACAAAATCGCGGCGCTCGATGCCGGTGCCGATGATTTTCTCGCGAAGCCGTTCGGCATCGGCGAGTTGCAGGCGCGGCTGCGCGTCGCCCTGCGCCGCCACGGAAGTGCAAGCCAGAGCGACCCGGTGGTGCGCTTTTCCGATATTACGGTCGATCTGGCCGCAAGGCGCATCACGCGCGGCGCGGAGGAGATCCACCTGACGCCGATTGAGTTCCGGCTGCTGGGCGTGCTGCTCAATAACCCCGGTAAAGTACTGACCCAGCGTCAACTGTTAAGCCAGGTGTGGGGGCCGAACGCGGTCGAGCATAGCCACTATCTGCGTATCTATATGGGTCATCTGCGCCAGAAGCTGGAAAGCGATCCGGCGCGCCCGCGCCATCTGTTGACTGAAACCGGCATCGGCTACCGGTTTATGCTTTAA
- the speFL gene encoding leader peptide SpeFL yields the protein MENNNRFMPHIRRTTHIMMFAHRNCFDFHLFNSR from the coding sequence ATGGAAAATAATAATCGGTTTATGCCACATATCAGGCGGACGACCCATATTATGATGTTCGCCCACCGCAACTGTTTTGACTTCCACCTTTTCAATTCCCGCTAG
- the speF gene encoding ornithine decarboxylase SpeF: MQALKIGVSRLCPDCFSTDRDMINIHESDYIDIAAAVVAVSDIFMGIIDEIETTGFGIPVFVVCQAEERVPAEYLPCIAGVFEYNETHREHYGRQLEAAAQKYETGLRPPFFRALVDYVNQGNSAFDCPGHQGGDFFRRHPAGNQFVSFFGDTLFRADLCNADVAMGDLLIHEGAPCLAQQHAAKVFNADKTYFVLNGTSSANKVVLNALLAPGDLVLFDRNNHKSNHHGALLQAGATPVYLETARNPYGFIGGIDAHCFDERYLRERVREVAPARAAEKRPFRLAVIQLGTYDGTVYNARQVVDTLGPLCDYLLFDSAWVGYEQFIPMMAPCSPLLLTLNENDPGILVTQSVHKQQAGFSQTSQIHKKDSHIKGQPRYVSHKRMNNAFMMHASTSPFYPLFAALDINARMHEGNAGRRMWMRCVEQGIDARKMIFESCRAIRPFVPTTVDGRPWQSYETAEIAADLRFFHFEPGERWHAFEGYAPHQYFVDPCKLLLTTPGINTETGEYEAFGVPAAILASYLRENHIIPEKCDLNSILFLLTPAEEMSKLQQLVAQLARFEALLERDAPLADVLPSLFKQHQARYEGYTLRQLCQEMHDFYASRNVKQLQKEMFRKAHFPRVAMSPQAAHQAFIRGNIELVRLEQAEGRIAAEGALPYPPGVLCVVPGEIWGGAALHYFQALEEGINLLPGFAPELQGVYVETCDGRRQVWCYVVSETPAPQPHTEGAL; this comes from the coding sequence ATGCAAGCGTTAAAAATCGGTGTCAGCCGTTTATGCCCGGACTGTTTTTCAACAGACCGCGATATGATTAATATTCACGAATCTGACTATATTGATATCGCCGCGGCGGTGGTTGCCGTCAGCGATATTTTTATGGGCATTATCGACGAGATAGAAACGACCGGATTTGGCATTCCGGTGTTTGTGGTATGCCAGGCTGAAGAACGGGTGCCGGCAGAGTATCTGCCATGCATTGCGGGCGTGTTTGAATATAATGAAACGCACCGCGAACACTATGGCCGCCAGCTTGAGGCCGCCGCACAGAAATATGAAACCGGGCTGCGCCCGCCGTTCTTTCGCGCGCTGGTGGATTACGTGAATCAGGGCAACAGTGCCTTTGACTGCCCAGGCCACCAGGGCGGTGATTTTTTCCGGCGTCACCCGGCGGGTAACCAGTTCGTCAGTTTCTTCGGCGATACGCTGTTTCGCGCCGATCTCTGCAACGCCGACGTGGCGATGGGCGATTTGCTGATCCACGAAGGCGCGCCCTGCCTCGCACAGCAGCATGCCGCAAAGGTGTTTAACGCCGATAAAACCTACTTTGTGCTAAACGGCACCTCTTCGGCCAATAAAGTGGTGCTCAACGCGCTGCTGGCACCGGGCGATCTGGTGCTCTTTGACCGCAATAACCATAAATCGAACCATCACGGCGCGCTGTTGCAGGCGGGCGCGACGCCGGTCTATCTGGAAACCGCGCGTAACCCGTACGGGTTTATCGGTGGGATCGACGCCCACTGTTTTGACGAGCGTTACCTGCGCGAGCGGGTGCGGGAAGTGGCTCCGGCGCGGGCCGCAGAAAAGCGCCCGTTCCGCCTGGCGGTTATCCAGCTCGGCACCTATGACGGCACGGTGTATAACGCCCGTCAGGTTGTGGACACGCTCGGGCCGCTGTGCGATTACCTGCTTTTTGATTCTGCGTGGGTCGGCTATGAACAGTTTATTCCGATGATGGCGCCCTGCTCGCCGCTGCTGCTGACGCTTAATGAAAACGATCCGGGCATTCTCGTCACGCAGTCGGTGCATAAACAGCAGGCCGGGTTTTCGCAAACCTCGCAAATCCATAAAAAAGACAGCCATATCAAAGGGCAGCCGCGTTATGTGTCGCATAAGCGCATGAATAACGCCTTCATGATGCACGCCTCCACCAGCCCGTTTTATCCGCTCTTCGCGGCTCTGGACATTAACGCGCGGATGCACGAGGGCAATGCCGGACGCCGGATGTGGATGCGCTGCGTGGAACAGGGCATTGACGCCCGCAAGATGATTTTTGAAAGCTGCCGCGCCATTCGCCCGTTTGTTCCGACGACCGTCGATGGCCGCCCGTGGCAGAGCTATGAGACGGCGGAGATCGCCGCTGATTTGCGCTTTTTCCACTTCGAGCCTGGCGAGCGCTGGCACGCCTTTGAAGGCTACGCGCCGCACCAGTATTTCGTCGACCCGTGCAAGCTGCTGCTCACCACGCCGGGTATAAATACCGAAACCGGCGAGTATGAGGCTTTCGGCGTACCCGCCGCCATACTCGCAAGCTACCTGCGCGAAAACCATATCATCCCTGAGAAGTGCGATCTCAACTCGATTCTGTTCCTGCTGACGCCCGCTGAGGAGATGAGCAAGCTGCAACAGCTGGTGGCGCAGCTGGCGCGCTTTGAAGCGCTGCTGGAGCGCGACGCGCCGCTCGCCGACGTGCTGCCCTCGCTCTTTAAACAGCATCAGGCACGCTACGAAGGCTATACGCTGCGTCAGCTCTGCCAGGAGATGCACGACTTTTACGCCAGCCGTAACGTCAAACAGCTGCAAAAAGAGATGTTCCGCAAAGCACATTTCCCGCGCGTCGCCATGAGTCCGCAGGCGGCCCACCAGGCGTTTATTCGCGGCAATATTGAGCTGGTACGTCTTGAACAGGCCGAAGGCCGTATCGCGGCGGAGGGCGCACTCCCCTACCCGCCCGGCGTGCTGTGCGTGGTGCCCGGCGAAATCTGGGGCGGCGCGGCGCTGCATTATTTTCAGGCGCTGGAAGAAGGGATCAACCTGCTGCCGGGCTTCGCGCCGGAGTTGCAGGGCGTCTATGTCGAAACCTGCGATGGCCGCCGTCAGGTTTGGTGTTACGTGGTCAGTGAAACGCCTGCGCCGCAACCGCATACAGAAGGAGCGTTATGA
- the kdpD gene encoding two-component system sensor histidine kinase KdpD, whose amino-acid sequence MTEEPMRPDPDRLLVQTQGRTRGKLKIFFGACAGVGKTYAMLQEAQRLRAQGLDILVGVVETHGRQETAALLEGLAIQPLKRIHHRGRVVQEFDLDAALARNPALILMDELAHSNAPGSRHPKRWQDVDELLDAGIDVFTTVNVQHLESLNDVVGGVTGIQVRETVPDPIFDAADEIVLVDLPPDDLRQRLHEGKVYIAGQAERAIEHFFRKGNLIALRELALRRTADRVDDQMRAWRDRQGQEKVWHTRDAILLCIGQGAGNEKLVRTAARLAARLGSVWHAVYVETPRLHRLPETSRRAILSALHLAQELGAETATLADPVEEKAVLRYAREHNLGKIVIGRRNKRRWWSQDTFAERLARHAPDLDLLIVALDDKPTPTTAKAADNRPFMEKWRVQLRGCAVAVALCALITLVAHQWLIAFDAANLVMVYLLGVVLVALFYGRWPSVVATVINVVSFDLFFIAPRGTLAVSDVQYLLTFAVMLSVGLIIGNLTAGVRYQARIARYREQRTRHLYEMSKALAVGRSARDIAATSQQFIASTFHARGLLLLPDEHGKLQPPQPLSEITPWDEAIARWSFDKGLPAGAGTDTLPGVPYQILPLRTAGKTLGLVIVEPSNLRQLMIPEQQRLLETFTLLVASALERLFLTESEEQARLASEREQLRNSLLAALSHDLRTPLTVLFGQAEILTLDLASEGSKHAPQASEIRQHVLNTARLVNNLLDMARIQSGGFNLRKEWLTLEEVVGSALKMLEPGLGGRHIDLSLSDPLTLIHVDGPLFERVLINLLENAAKYAGARAQIGVRTGWRDDRLDLEVWDNGPGIPAGQEQAIFAKFARGNKESAIPGVGLGLAICQAIVEVHGGEIYARNRPEGGASFHVLLPKETPPELDIHEVM is encoded by the coding sequence ATGACCGAAGAGCCGATGCGCCCCGACCCGGACCGCCTGCTGGTGCAGACGCAGGGCCGAACGCGCGGAAAACTCAAAATCTTCTTCGGGGCCTGCGCAGGCGTAGGGAAAACCTACGCCATGTTGCAGGAGGCTCAGCGCCTGCGGGCGCAGGGGCTGGATATCCTGGTGGGCGTGGTGGAAACTCACGGCCGCCAGGAGACCGCGGCGTTACTTGAGGGGCTGGCTATCCAGCCCCTTAAGCGTATTCATCACCGGGGCCGCGTGGTGCAGGAGTTCGATCTCGACGCGGCGCTTGCCCGGAACCCGGCGCTGATCCTGATGGATGAGCTGGCGCACAGCAACGCGCCCGGCTCGCGCCACCCGAAGCGCTGGCAGGATGTCGATGAACTGCTCGACGCGGGCATCGACGTCTTTACCACCGTTAATGTCCAGCATCTGGAGAGCCTCAACGACGTGGTGGGCGGCGTCACCGGCATTCAGGTGCGCGAAACCGTGCCCGACCCGATTTTCGATGCGGCGGATGAAATCGTGCTGGTGGATCTGCCGCCGGACGATCTTCGCCAGCGGTTGCATGAAGGCAAAGTGTATATCGCAGGCCAGGCGGAGCGCGCCATTGAGCATTTCTTTCGCAAAGGCAATCTTATCGCGCTGCGCGAGCTGGCGCTGCGCCGTACCGCCGACCGCGTGGATGACCAGATGCGCGCCTGGCGCGACCGCCAGGGCCAGGAGAAAGTGTGGCACACGCGCGACGCCATCCTGCTGTGCATCGGCCAGGGCGCGGGCAACGAAAAACTGGTGCGCACCGCCGCGCGTCTGGCGGCGCGGCTTGGCAGCGTCTGGCATGCGGTGTATGTGGAAACACCGCGTCTGCACCGGCTACCGGAAACATCACGCCGCGCGATTCTGAGCGCCCTGCATCTCGCCCAGGAGCTGGGCGCGGAAACCGCCACCCTCGCCGACCCGGTCGAGGAAAAAGCCGTGCTGCGCTACGCCCGTGAGCATAACCTCGGCAAAATCGTCATCGGGCGGCGCAATAAACGCCGCTGGTGGAGCCAGGATACGTTCGCCGAGCGGCTCGCGCGCCACGCGCCGGATCTCGATTTACTGATTGTCGCGCTGGACGACAAGCCGACGCCCACCACCGCCAAAGCCGCCGATAACCGCCCGTTTATGGAAAAGTGGCGGGTACAGCTGCGCGGCTGTGCGGTGGCCGTAGCGCTCTGCGCGCTGATTACGCTGGTGGCGCACCAGTGGCTCATCGCGTTTGACGCCGCCAACCTGGTGATGGTCTATCTGCTGGGCGTAGTGCTGGTGGCGCTGTTTTATGGCCGCTGGCCGTCAGTGGTGGCGACCGTTATCAACGTGGTGAGCTTTGATCTCTTTTTTATCGCCCCGCGCGGCACGCTGGCGGTCTCTGACGTTCAGTATCTGCTTACCTTCGCGGTGATGCTGAGCGTCGGGCTGATTATCGGCAACCTGACCGCGGGCGTGCGCTACCAGGCGCGTATCGCGCGCTATCGCGAGCAGCGCACCCGCCATCTTTATGAGATGTCCAAAGCGCTGGCGGTGGGCCGCAGCGCGCGCGATATCGCGGCCACCAGCCAGCAGTTCATCGCCTCTACCTTTCACGCCCGCGGCCTGCTGCTGCTGCCGGACGAACACGGCAAGCTGCAACCGCCGCAGCCGCTCTCAGAGATTACCCCTTGGGATGAAGCCATCGCCCGCTGGAGCTTTGATAAAGGCTTGCCTGCCGGCGCGGGCACCGACACCCTGCCCGGCGTGCCGTACCAGATTTTACCGCTGCGCACCGCCGGGAAAACGCTCGGGCTGGTGATTGTCGAGCCGAGCAATCTGCGCCAACTGATGATCCCCGAACAGCAGCGGCTGCTGGAAACCTTCACGTTACTGGTGGCAAGCGCCCTGGAGCGGCTCTTTCTGACCGAGAGCGAAGAACAGGCGCGGCTCGCCAGCGAGCGCGAGCAGCTGCGCAACTCGCTCCTGGCCGCGCTCTCTCATGACCTGCGCACGCCGCTGACGGTGCTCTTCGGCCAGGCAGAGATCCTGACGCTCGATCTGGCATCCGAAGGCTCAAAACACGCGCCGCAGGCGAGCGAAATCCGCCAGCATGTGCTGAACACCGCCAGGCTTGTGAATAATCTGCTGGATATGGCGCGCATTCAGTCTGGCGGTTTTAACCTGCGCAAAGAGTGGCTGACGCTCGAAGAAGTGGTGGGTAGCGCGCTCAAGATGCTGGAGCCGGGTCTCGGCGGGCGGCACATCGACCTCAGCCTTAGCGATCCGCTCACACTCATTCATGTTGACGGCCCGCTGTTTGAACGGGTACTGATTAACCTTCTGGAGAACGCCGCCAAATACGCAGGCGCGCGGGCGCAGATAGGCGTGCGTACGGGCTGGCGCGACGACCGGCTCGATCTGGAAGTCTGGGATAATGGCCCCGGTATTCCGGCTGGTCAGGAACAGGCTATCTTTGCTAAATTCGCTCGCGGCAATAAAGAATCCGCTATCCCCGGCGTCGGTCTGGGGCTGGCGATTTGTCAGGCGATTGTCGAGGTGCACGGCGGCGAGATTTACGCCCGTAACCGCCCGGAAGGCGGCGCCAGTTTTCACGTGCTGCTGCCCAAAGAAACGCCCCCGGAACTGGATATCCACGAGGTCATGTGA
- the kdpC gene encoding potassium-transporting ATPase subunit KdpC produces the protein MAMLRPALTLLVFLTILTGGVYPLATTVLGQWWFKDQAEGSLIRQHDEVRGSRLIGQAFSEAKYFQGRPSATAEAPYNPMASGGSNFAASNPALDKEVQARVQALRAANPDAHAAVPVELVTASASGLDYGISPQAAFWQAPRVAKERGISEAEVGRLIRETTETPVAGFLGQPVVNVLKLNMALDALQS, from the coding sequence ATGGCTATGTTACGTCCCGCACTCACCCTGCTGGTTTTCCTGACGATACTCACCGGCGGCGTCTATCCGCTGGCGACCACGGTGCTCGGCCAGTGGTGGTTTAAGGACCAGGCGGAAGGCTCGCTTATCCGCCAGCATGACGAGGTGCGCGGCTCGCGCCTGATTGGCCAGGCGTTCAGCGAGGCGAAATATTTCCAGGGCCGCCCTTCCGCGACGGCCGAAGCGCCTTATAATCCAATGGCTTCCGGCGGCAGTAACTTTGCCGCCAGCAACCCGGCGCTGGATAAAGAGGTTCAGGCCCGCGTGCAGGCGCTGCGCGCCGCCAACCCGGACGCCCACGCGGCGGTGCCGGTGGAGCTGGTCACCGCGTCCGCGAGCGGTCTCGATTACGGCATTTCGCCGCAGGCCGCCTTCTGGCAGGCCCCGCGCGTGGCGAAGGAGCGTGGTATCTCTGAAGCGGAAGTGGGACGCCTTATCCGTGAAACTACCGAAACCCCTGTCGCGGGTTTCCTCGGCCAGCCGGTGGTTAATGTGCTGAAACTGAATATGGCGCTGGACGCCCTGCAATCGTAA